The following proteins are encoded in a genomic region of Glycine soja cultivar W05 chromosome 17, ASM419377v2, whole genome shotgun sequence:
- the LOC114394216 gene encoding probable inactive poly [ADP-ribose] polymerase SRO5, whose translation MDPPIHHPLGKRPAAEDDSVISDCESGVSGGDTAAGFVPADENADLVRTRFVRGLAAHGLKPEVLAVGRNACSSVMAQARQHSFHVFARAVAKLRDGNANVKFAWYGASSKEEISDIVQNGFFGHAHGNGLRLFPQDSPLESVKSSVVDKDGLRHLLLCRVILGKTELVPRDSNQCRSSSEEFDSGVDDLSNPKEYVIWCNQINTHVLPEYVLSFRFPSPLKGHVKIGEPLRPSSPWMAFPALISVLSKILPPPDIAYIAKFHKDYREKRISRYELIQKVRVIAGDKLLFSVIKSFRAKKIPASFKANKGNEWQAESQQLERYDCSYGSSINYYRK comes from the exons ATGGACCCACCAATTCACCATCCACTTGGGAAACGCCCTGCCGCCGAGGACGATTCCGTAATTTCCGATTGCGAGAGCGGGGTTTCCGGGGGCGACACGGCGGCTGGCTTTGTGCCGGCCGACGAAAACGCCGACCTCGTCCGGACCAGATTCGTTCGTGGCCTGGCCGCGCACGGGTTGAAACCCGAGGTTTTGGCGGTTGGCAGAAACGCGTGTTCCTCCGTTATGGCGCAAGCGCGTCAACATTCCTTTCACGTTTTTGCACGTGCCGTGGCCAAATTGCGCGACGGCAATGCCAACGTCAAGTTCGCCTGGTACGGTGCGTCCAGTAAGGAAGAGATAAGCGACATCGTTCAGAATGGTTTTTTCGGTCACGCTCACGGTAACGGCCTGCGTCTCTTTCCACAAGATTCTCCACTTGAAAG TGTGAAGAGTTCTGTTGTGGACAAAGACGGTTTGAGGCACTTGTTGCTGTGTCGCGTTATCTTGGGGAAGACAGAGTTGGTGCCACGTGACTCCAATCAATGCCGTTCGAGTTCTGAGGAGTTTGATTCTGGTGTGGACGATCTTTCCAATCCAAAGGAGTATGTTATTTGGTGTAACCAGATCAACACTCATGTTTTGCCCGAATATGTTTTGAGTTTCAGATTTCCTTCACCATTGAAAG GGCATGTGAAGATTGGGGAACCTTTGAGGCCTTCTTCGCCGTGGATGGCATTCCCAGCTTTGATTTCGGTGCTTTCGAAGATTTTACCTCCCCCTGACATTGCCTACATTGCCAAGTTCCACAAGGATTATAGA GAAAAGAGGATTTCTCGATATGAGCTGATACAGAAAGTGAGAGTTATAGCTGGCGACAAATTGCTATTTTCCGTCATCAAATCTTTCAGAGCCAAG AAAATACCTGCAAGCTTTAAAGCAAACAAGGGGAATGAATGGCAGGCGGAAAGCCAGCAGCTCGAACGGTATGATTGTTCATATGGGAGTTCTATTAACTATTACAGGAAGTGA
- the LOC114392646 gene encoding uncharacterized protein LOC114392646, which yields MMQTEAPSSPSFSFHNNSSESFPHVDDDFEFSFVPRHTDSSPVSADDIFYNGQIRPIYPLFHQNAVVHASATTETAPHEPRRRRLPLRTLMFEEEEERETVKIDSSNELYGVAEGTYCVWTPPCKKVSKRWKIRDFLLPRSHSDGKRTSKVAPKYSSTAVNGGASAKLVGFFTN from the coding sequence ATGATGCAGACAGAGGCACCATCTTCTCCAAGTTTCAGCTTCCACAACAACTCTTCCGAGTCCTTCCCTCACGTCGACGATGACTTCGAGTTCTCCTTCGTTCCCAGACACACCGACTCCTCCCCCGTCTCCGCCGACGACATTTTCTACAACGGCCAGATCAGACCTATCTACCCTCTCTTCCACCAAAACGCAGTCGTTCACGCTTCCGCTACCACCGAAACGGCACCGCACGAGCCTCGCCGTCGTCGTTTACCTCTCAGGACGCTGATGTtcgaggaggaggaggagcgaGAGACGGTGAAGATCGATAGCAGCAACGAGCTTTACGGCGTGGCTGAGGGAACCTACTGCGTGTGGACCCCACCGTGCAAGAAGGTAAGCAAGCGCTGGAAGATTCGAGATTTTCTGCTGCCTCGGAGTCACAGTGATGGCAAGAGGACCAGCAAGGTCGCGCCTAAGTATTCCTCCACCGCCGTAAACGGTGGCGCCTCCGCCAAACTGGTTGGCTTCTTCACTAATTAA
- the LOC114393917 gene encoding 1-deoxy-D-xylulose 5-phosphate reductoisomerase, chloroplastic-like, which translates to MMALNISSPAEVKSIFFADYFKSNCITAKFTGGFAFKRKERGAASGGRVCCSVLAPPPPAWPGRAVPEQGSKTWDGPKPISIVGCTGSIGTQTLDIVAENPDKFKVVALAAGSNVTLLADQVKRFKPQLVAVRNESLIAELKEALHDVEEKPEIIPGEQGIIEVARHPDAVSVVTGIVGCAGLKPTVAAIEAGKYIALANKETLIAGGPFVLPLAQKHNVKILPADSEHSAIFQCIQGLPEGALRRVILTASGGAFRDWPVDKLKDVKVADALKHPNWNMGKKITVDSATLFNKGLEVIEAHYLFGADYDHIEIVIHPQSIIHSMIETQDSSVLAQLGWPDMRLPILYTLSWPDRIYCSEDTWPCLDLCKIGSLTFKTPDNVKYPSMNLAYAAGRAGGTMTGVLSAANEKAVEMFIDEKISYLDIFKVVELTCEKHQNELLSSPSLEEIIHYDLWAREFAASLQDSSSFTPILA; encoded by the exons ATGATGGCTCTCAATATCTCTTCTCCTGCTGAAGTCAAGTCCATTTTTTTCGCTGATTACTTCAAGTCTAACTGCATCACTGCAAAGTTCACAG GTGGTTTTGCTTTTAAGAGAAAAGAGCGTGGAGCTGCATCTGGAGGGCGAGTTTGTTGCTCAGTGCTGGCACCACCACCACCGGCCTGGCCGGGACGAGCGGTTCCAGAGCAAGGCAGCAAGACTTGGGATGGACCAAAACCCATTTCAATTGTTGGGTGTACTGGTTCAATTGGAACTCAG ACACTAGATATTGTGGCAGAGAATCCAGATAAGTTTAAAGTTGTGGCACTTGCAGCTGGTTCAAATGTTACTCTTCTTGCAGACCAG GTAAAAAGATTTAAGCCTCAACTTGTTGCTGTTAGAAATGAGTCCCTAATTGCTGAACTTAAAGAGGCCTTGCATGACGTTGAAGAAAAACCTGAGATCATCCCTGGAGAGCAGGGAATCATTGAG GTTGCtcgtcacccagatgcagtcaGTGTAGTCACAGGAATAGTAGGCTGTGCAGGACTGAAG ccaACAGTTGCTGCGATAGAAGCAGGGAAATACATAGCTTTAGCCAACAAAGAGACATTGATTGCTGGAGGTCCTTTTGTTCTTCCTCTTGCTCAGAAGCATAATGTAAAAATACTTCCAGCTGATTCAGAACATTCTGCCATCTTTCAG TGTATCCAGGGGTTGCCAGAGGGTGCACTTAGGAGAGTTATTTTAACTGCATCTGGAGGTGCTTTCAG GGATTGGCCAGTTGATAAACTGAAAGATGTTAAAGTTGCTGATGCATTAAAACATCCTAACTGGAATATGGGGAAAAAGATAACTGTGGACTCTGCTACCCTTTTTAATaag GGTCTAGAAGTAATTGAAGCACATTACTTGTTTGGAGCTGACTATGATCATATTGAGATTGTCATTCATCCACAATCAATCATACATTCAATGATTGAAACACAG gattcatctgttcttgcacagTTGGGGTGGCCTGATATGCGTTTGCCAATCCTCTATACATTATCATGGCCTGACAGGATTTATTGTTCTGAAGACACTTGGCCCTGCCTTGATCTTTGCAA GATTGGTTCACTTACATTTAAAACTCCAGATAATGTAAAGTATCCATCCATGAATCTTGCCTATGCTGCTGGCCGTGCTGGAGGCACAATGACAGGAGTTCTTAGTGCAGCAAATGAGAAAGCTGTAGAGATGTTTATTGATGAAAA GATTAGCTATTTGGATATATTCAAAGTTGTGGAGCTAACATGTGAGAAGCATCAAAATGAATTGTTATCCTCTCCTTCCCTTGAGGAAATCATTCACTATGACCTGTGGGCGCGAGAATTTGCTGCTAGTTTGCAAGACTCTTCCAGCTTCACTCCTATTCTTGCATGA